The window AGAGCAAAAAAGGGGACAGATTTATTTGCCCGTCAAAAGTTAATTGGAAAAATAAATCTGTCCCCTTTTTGGTCGTTCTTTCTTGGGAGATTCTGGCATGAGGGAAAAGAGAGAGAAAAGGGGGTAAATTTATTTTTTTATCAGTATATTGGGGGCTCCATGAGCCGTCAAAAGAAAAAAGATTTGTTTTGTTTTTCTGTTTATTTTTGTGTTCTCATTCTTTGCGCCTTCCAGTTTGTGAAAGAAATTTTTTCTTTGAATATCTTCCCATTTTGATCTTTTTGCTGAATAATCACCCCGCCTCCTTCTATAAAAGGGATGTCATATGTATAGTCAACTATCGTAATATTGTCCCATGTGCCAGCAGGAGATAATATTTGAACTTCTTTTCCTTTAAAGTGCTTTTGCGATTTAATAATAAAAAAAGAATGAACGGCATTTGTGATATCATTTTTTATAATGGCAAGGATAATAGTAAAGAAAAATACCATGAGATGCCAACTCTCAAGTTCGAAATGCTGCACATTATCTCCTTTTGTCTTTGTATATAATAAAAAGGGGTCTGTTTTTCAGTCCCCTTTTCCCAAATGATCGATAGGGTCAGACTCGATTGGTTTTTTGTCGGTATTCCTCTGATTTTCTATCGCCACCTTTCTGTTTGGGAGTCATTGGGCGATTGATTTTTGCTGCTATTTTTCCTTTAAAATAATCACTTCCCAATACCCAAGCCTTGTTCGTGGCCTCCCGAATTTCTTTCAGTGAGGTCTCATCCAGGTGCTGAGCAAATAAGGCACTGTATATTTTTTGCCTTTTCTCCCTGGTCTCTGCCAAGGCCTGATAAAGAGGATGGGGAGTAATCATACTATCATATTCTCCCAAGGCATTCATGCGGTAACTGGACCAAGGATATTCGGCGGGATGACTGACCATCTCTGCCCGTACCGGATTCAGTTCTATATAGCGGTAACAGGTCAGGGCGTATTGTTCGCTGTCGATGAGCGTGGCTTTATAGCGACCTTCCCATAAGGTTCCTGTGCGCTGATAGGTGTGATTGAAATATTGCACATAGTAGCGCCCGGTCATTTGCATTGCTTTCGAGATGCCGTCCTTTTTATGCGGTGTGATCAGGAGGTGAACATGATTGGTCATCAGAACATAGGCATGGATATCGCAGTTGTGTTTTTGGCAGGCTGACTGGAGCTTTTCCAGATAAAACCGGTAATCTTCGTCCGCGTAGAATATTGGTTCCCGGTTATTTCCGCGTATAATCACATGCTGGGGGTGGCCGACTAAAACGAAACGAGGGTGGCGTGGCATAATAGTGGCTCCTGTTGAGGGTGGATTACCAAGGGGTATTTATTGTATGTGGACTACCGGTTCATTCTACTATCATTTTACCCAATGAGCTTGCAAAAATCAATCGAGTCTGACCCTTTTGATTTCTAGTCTCATCCTTTTGATTTCGCGGCGGTTTGGCTGGGTCGGTTTTTTTCCTGACCTTTATGTTCAGGCACCTGGGGGTGTTGGGAGAGTGGCTGTCATGAGGATCAATCGAGTCTGACCCCATTCATTTTCCCGTTAAATGGTCATGTTATATCATTTACATATCCTTTTGCTGGTCCTTTCTTTGTTGGTCTGTTCTTTTTTCGGAGAAACCTCGCTAATGCCAAAAATTTCTCTTTTTTAACCTTTCCTGCTACCCATCCTCTTTTCTTTGCTTGTTTGTTAACGTAGATATTGTATTGCGGGTGTGCTCCTCCCCCCTTTATGTGGAATCTTTTCCCTTTGTCTAACGCTGTCAAACGTTTCGTGACCGTTCCGTGACGCCCCGACGGTAGCATCATCCCGTTCTCGGCGGAATTTGCCCACGCCTCTGGGACTAGAAACTCTTTGCAAACTTGAGCCGGGATTAAGTGCTGCGCCTCTCTGCCGCGCTTCCATGTGCTAAAATCACGCCCTTTACCCTTTTTTCCTCCACCACGCTTGTACCTCGCTCGGGCCAATTTACCAGAGTTATTATAATTTTTATTGTACTTGATTAA is drawn from Candidatus Electrothrix aestuarii and contains these coding sequences:
- a CDS encoding transposase; its protein translation is MPRHPRFVLVGHPQHVIIRGNNREPIFYADEDYRFYLEKLQSACQKHNCDIHAYVLMTNHVHLLITPHKKDGISKAMQMTGRYYVQYFNHTYQRTGTLWEGRYKATLIDSEQYALTCYRYIELNPVRAEMVSHPAEYPWSSYRMNALGEYDSMITPHPLYQALAETREKRQKIYSALFAQHLDETSLKEIREATNKAWVLGSDYFKGKIAAKINRPMTPKQKGGDRKSEEYRQKTNRV